Proteins from a genomic interval of Staphylococcus debuckii:
- the murB gene encoding UDP-N-acetylmuramate dehydrogenase, with product MLKDDILKELKKVLPEEIIKVDEPLKRYTYTQTGGNADFYLSPTTNDEVQAINHFARMHNIPVTYLGNGSNIIIREGGIRGIVLSLLSMDYIKVEDNVIIAGSGAAIIDVSRKARDKALTGLEFACGIPGSVGGAVFMNAGAYGGEIRDCIEHAVCVNERGELVTLTRDELELGYRSSIVQKQHLVVLEAAFNLTPGNQEDIQAVMDDLTERRETKQPLEYPSCGSVFQRPPGHFAGKLIQDSELQGHRIGGVEVSKKHAGFMVNVDNGTATDYEDLIHHVQKVVKEKFDVELHPEVRIIGEYPEGHR from the coding sequence TTGCTTAAAGATGACATCCTAAAGGAACTGAAAAAGGTTCTGCCAGAAGAAATTATTAAAGTTGATGAACCATTAAAACGCTATACTTATACGCAAACTGGAGGAAATGCGGACTTTTATTTAAGTCCAACTACTAATGATGAAGTGCAAGCGATTAATCACTTTGCGAGAATGCACAATATTCCGGTAACGTATTTAGGAAATGGTTCTAATATTATTATCCGTGAGGGTGGTATCCGCGGTATTGTATTGAGTTTATTATCGATGGATTATATAAAGGTTGAAGATAATGTGATTATTGCGGGAAGTGGCGCTGCAATTATCGATGTTTCTCGTAAAGCACGCGATAAGGCTTTAACTGGCTTGGAATTTGCTTGCGGTATTCCGGGTTCTGTCGGTGGTGCTGTGTTTATGAATGCGGGTGCTTATGGCGGCGAAATCCGTGACTGTATTGAACATGCGGTTTGTGTCAATGAACGCGGTGAATTGGTGACTTTGACTCGTGATGAATTGGAATTGGGTTACCGTAGCAGTATTGTGCAAAAGCAGCATTTGGTGGTGCTTGAAGCGGCCTTTAATTTAACACCGGGTAATCAAGAAGATATCCAAGCTGTAATGGATGATTTGACTGAGCGTCGTGAAACGAAGCAACCACTTGAATATCCTTCTTGCGGCAGTGTCTTCCAACGACCTCCTGGCCACTTTGCCGGCAAATTGATCCAAGACTCAGAGTTGCAAGGACATCGTATCGGCGGTGTAGAAGTTTCGAAAAAACACGCTGGATTTATGGTGAATGTCGATAATGGTACAGCCACAGATTATGAAGATTTAATCCACCATGTTCAAAAGGTCGTTAAAGAAAAATTTGATGTAGAGCTACATCCGGAAGTTCGCATCATCGGAGAATATCCTGAAGGACATCGTTAA
- a CDS encoding GrpB family protein translates to MYTKTQPLISDANLLVVYHNLFKDYEDLLFGLLNTPVKSVHHIGGTAHFNYATEPILDILVGVNNLHDITALDEKRLNYAGFYRIHHHYKKKVMMVKFNNLIELKQQVRLHILQIESKAYSDYLQMQDALERSNSLGSLFKEEKELLHASTQSIREYEVQKEKLFAKLSRQYLD, encoded by the coding sequence ATGTACACAAAGACACAGCCGCTCATTAGTGATGCGAACTTATTAGTAGTGTATCATAATCTTTTTAAAGACTATGAAGATTTATTATTCGGATTATTGAACACGCCGGTAAAATCAGTGCATCATATCGGTGGAACTGCACATTTCAACTATGCTACTGAGCCGATTTTAGATATTTTGGTAGGTGTGAATAATCTGCATGATATTACGGCTTTAGATGAGAAACGTTTAAATTATGCGGGTTTTTACCGTATTCACCATCACTATAAGAAAAAAGTAATGATGGTAAAGTTTAATAATCTGATTGAGCTCAAACAACAAGTAAGGTTACATATTTTGCAAATTGAATCTAAAGCTTACTCGGATTACTTACAGATGCAGGACGCTTTAGAGCGGTCCAACTCTCTAGGCTCTCTTTTCAAAGAAGAAAAAGAACTGTTGCATGCTTCTACGCAATCAATCCGTGAATATGAGGTGCAAAAAGAAAAATTATTTGCGAAATTGTCTCGGCAATATTTGGATTAG
- a CDS encoding EMYY motif lipoprotein — MKTWLLTILLVIVTISLAACGNRTQSDLNQFEQSMSEVDKKQNHVKKVMDDMHLNRLNELSKSDLTDRNQEDFEQMSKDMDKKLMPAFQSYKEAAKALPAGTKDVKALRSQYLKEVDKQEKALKDDRAYIHLCNQSIKANEDILNYTRLFEKRRAQLEIKVSDAKKAGETKSANALVSKLKDNNKQLQDVAKKYLDGVDPKQTKSVIKNKIEPLISKQIEDLNQSNVTDSETTKARQSAIEMYYSLQNYYETRQQTIDISTKLEDYDMNKLPLTGKDLSKYHKQYNKNLKHLKQELSKNN; from the coding sequence ATGAAAACATGGCTTCTGACAATATTGCTGGTTATTGTGACCATTTCATTAGCAGCATGCGGCAATAGAACTCAGTCTGATTTAAATCAATTCGAACAATCTATGTCTGAAGTAGACAAGAAACAGAATCATGTCAAAAAGGTAATGGATGATATGCATTTGAATCGTTTGAATGAACTGAGCAAGTCAGATTTAACCGATAGAAATCAAGAAGATTTTGAACAGATGAGCAAGGATATGGACAAGAAATTGATGCCAGCCTTTCAATCATATAAGGAAGCAGCGAAAGCACTTCCTGCAGGTACTAAAGATGTAAAAGCCTTAAGAAGTCAATATTTGAAAGAAGTAGATAAGCAAGAGAAAGCTTTAAAAGATGATAGAGCTTATATTCATCTGTGCAACCAATCTATTAAAGCTAACGAAGATATTTTGAATTACACACGTCTGTTTGAAAAACGCCGAGCGCAATTAGAGATTAAAGTTTCAGATGCTAAAAAAGCTGGAGAAACAAAAAGTGCAAATGCCCTTGTCAGTAAGTTGAAAGATAACAATAAGCAGCTGCAAGATGTAGCTAAAAAATATCTGGATGGTGTAGATCCGAAACAAACGAAATCAGTAATCAAAAATAAAATAGAACCACTGATTTCAAAACAGATTGAAGACTTGAACCAATCGAATGTAACGGATAGCGAAACTACTAAAGCGCGTCAAAGTGCGATAGAAATGTATTACAGTTTGCAGAACTATTATGAAACGAGACAACAAACGATTGATATTAGTACGAAATTAGAAGACTATGATATGAATAAATTACCGTTGACAGGGAAAGACTTAAGTAAGTAT